The Magallana gigas chromosome 6, xbMagGiga1.1, whole genome shotgun sequence genome includes the window TGTCTCGTCGGTCAGGTTGTTTAGTTATTAATAGTAACATGCAAAAGAAGAAGATGAATATAGAATGAAATgatgatttgatgaaaacaacatgaacatgagcacatattttattttatttaaacacacaTATTGATCTTTTgatttaataaacaaacataCACAAAATCAACACTACCACAGTTACAGAGCCAGAATTTCCCCAGGTTTTCAAATTAACTGCTCCaaaacatttgctagcatttgTAGTTTTAAATGTCGACTGtaacaaatgtttaatttttcgtTTGTAAACACGCACAAATGCCGAAACAAAAgaaggcagaggagttccgcaaggggtgtgatacggatccgtatcatcccaagggctgataacctgtatcagccccggaggccgatacgagttttgtgatgtcatctgtatcacacaTACAAAAACccgtatttattactaagtatgtaataacgCCTTTAATAAATCATGGTCATTACCTCTACCTCATTGCTCAAATCCTAAGTTATTTTGCCATTGGAAAAATTGAGGAGCACTTAGAAACACTTGGCAAGCGAAGATGATAAAAAATCCTGGACACGGCCTTGCTCATATAATCATTTTATACCATGTGCGGATCTAAGGGTGGGGGAGGGTCGCAAGGGGTACCCTCCACACactggaaaatttgaatttcttaaatgaacatagtaaaattaccgaaaatataccccccccccgGGGGGCAAATTCAAATATTCCCAGGATCCCTTTTGGAAAAACAATTCTTGATTCGCGCATTTATATACACGTATTTGCGGTTTATAAACGCACCCAAACCATTTCATAAAACtgatgaattttgaatttatatctcataaaataatgtaaagaTCTTTAAATAAGAAGCCAAACTCTTTATTCTTTAGacctatactggcgtgcgaccagttctcgccgagtaccatttctcgccagtacattgtgacgtcatttttcgtctataattttatgtgttgataaaatgacgtcacaatgtactggcgagaaatggtactcggcgagaactggtcgcacgccagtataattgattaaatagatttattttctcCGATTGATTATTCGAATCCTGTACACGTGTAATCAGAATaagaaaatttctcaaaaatatttttctatttttcaaaaAGGAGATTCCGTGCTccaaatttaaattgtatttttagcataaaacgttCATTGGATATCGTTAGACTAATGACGTCATGATTACCAAGGCTTGCGTTGTGTTTTGGTTACATCACCAGTGTTTCAGCATCAGATGTTGAGGCAAGACGTGTTTTTCGCAGAGCGAAATTTTTCTGAGAATTACTGTATCGAAAGACTTCAGAAAGCCACAGAAATGAATAGCTATTCATCTAAGAGGGTAATGTTcaagtttattcatttttacggtAAAACATCTCatattttgttgtcaaagcatcaagttttaaaatagccgAATGTGAAGCATTCGATTTGGCAGAGTAACGGGATGTGCAAATCATCATGTAGGTTTGTCTTGTGAAAGAAACTTATATCGATATCATTCAtacataatttatcaaaaaacaaaGTATATAAAACACttgattgaaaatttattaGCATTTTCTACAAAATTTTGTGTAAGGTACATGagctttaaaatcataaatagtccttttttattcattcaaaatgggTGCATAGCAACCATTTTTACTGCCAGAAATGTGAAGTAAAAATATACttacaaattaaagatttttaaaaaagagatgtACGAATGTTACTTATGTTATCGTTTAATGAATGCGATGTAGTTTATGACAATTCACAATAAATAACCAATCTGAACACAAGACAGTTGAATTTTCATGaacaatactgtggaatcattagaattcgtggtggctcaattttcgtggtattcgtgggtaccccttccccacgaatttacatcctcaatgaaaaaaaatttagaaagagtaTTCTTTTTTACTGAAACCGAAAACTGACGCacccacgaaattacatccccacaaataagcaaaaaaccaacaatccacaaaaattgacccccacaaatttaaatgattccacagtaagcCTACTGTACTGTatacatttacaaaaataaacgtattcaattttcaaatacaatGCGATGTAAAGTTTCGCTTAGTTTATCGTAAAGTTTATaacaatacaattaaaatatgaacgtgaataaacttttatataaaagagaaaacaaacatacaaaataataattcataagAAACATGACAAAATACACGTTTTCCGTTCTATAAATTAACGGATGGCCCTTTTTATTCCAGAAGAGAATGGATGAGCAGTGTTTGGCCCCGGAAGCTGCCTCCATTATTTACGAGAGGCCAGAGATGGGCTTCCTGACCACTCCCCTAACTTCTGGGACTCTTATGGAGGTCTCAGatttattcttatgtaaaaaaaactattggTGTAGGAAGTAAGTAAGAATAAAATCAGACCTAACTATCTTCTCTTCTTCTCACTCTCCTATCTGTCAGGCATACGTCGTTCTTCTGTACTGTatgtactttaatttttcatctctttgatattttttttctgccgAAATTAccttgaattattttcaaagctatggtatatgcatgtacatataataatacatgtatatattcacaATTTCTAATCTTTTGAAGAAATTGGCTTTAAGTTAATTTGCTGGTTTTAATATTTAGGCTAACCAAGTGTTGAGTGATGAACAGATTCAGCAGTTCATCAGTTCTACGGCCCTTGCCCGCCATCGAACAATTACAAAGCCTAGCAAAGTCTGCTGCCAATCAGAAAGCAGACCAACACTACAGGTACATCATAATATCAAcgtattcaaacatttgtttatCCATTTTGCATTTTACATTTGAAGAAAACAGGAATTAAACTGATAGacaatcatttattttagaatttccAAACTTCTACACAGAGAATCATTGTTCCACAAAATCAGGACTCGTTGTCTCTACAGACAGTCACTCCTCAGGACCCTCGCGAACAACCCCAGCATTATGCTCAAAGAGCCATGTTCTATGGACACACTCAGTCAATTGTCAACACAGAATCATACAACAGTATTCAAAACGGACAATTTAGCCAATATGCAGGCATTACCTCTGACCAAATTTGTTCCAAGAACAAGAAAAATACCGAAAGACGACGAAAAAACTACAAATCCAAGGCAGCCCCACAAGGATCTGAGAGATCTCCTAATGTCGACAAAAAACAGCCACCAATCAGTATAGTCACAACAAACCACGTGACAACTGGCGACCTCTCCCAGAATTCGCCAACAAACAAGCCTGTAAGTACAGAAAATCATGACAATTCGTTCCTTTATTgactttttatttctatatttaaatttaaatgaatataattatattgaggCTATTTCTATAGAAAAATAACACTGactttgtgttttaggagccaTGGAGTCTGGTCCCCCAACCCGTGCTTATGCACGTTAAGCCCATGGAAGCACAGACAAACCAAACCCTTTCCAGACTGATGGCTCTCAGAGCAGCAGAAAGGGTATGTTGATTAAAGTTTCTATAAAAACCCATTAATTGAAGTCCAGTAATAATTATCTCTTATAGATGAATAAGTTCaaaattcataaaacatttaCCACGTTTTCTCAGGTTGGTGGAGTTGGTTGCTTTGAAAACAATGGCTACAAGAACGTTGTTGCAAAAAGAAAGCTAGACACTGAGCAAAGTGACAGTGGTGGCAGAACAAAGAAAAGGATGAGGGGTCAGAACCATGGTCATACAAGTGAACAACTATCCACAGAACAGACTGGTGGCAAggtactactactactactactactactactactactactacccccccccctctctctctctctctctctctctctctctctctctgtgcttTTAAATcgatattattataaaaagaattgtgttaattttttttaacttgaaacAGAAGACAGTCAAACGTATCATAGTTCCaccgaaaaccagaaaaaaccCTGTGAGTCCCCCGCCTTACGTGTCCAGAATCATGAGGATCCTGGCCAGGGGACAGAAAAAACAATCTGATACCTTTGATGATAACGAACACAACAACGAAAAACTGATCGAAAAGGGATTTGCTGAACTCAGAACTGAATCTATCTCAAAGGTTCGTTTTTTGCGTTTTTAAGGAAGTTATCTCTTATCAAAGTATCTATGAACATAGAATATTGTCAATAGGGAATTGTAACTTATTTGCTCAGTCTCGATAATGTTATCTTGACATGGGTTGATGCTTTTGTAAATAACTATATAAGTTTAtccttttctctttttttttttatcaaattccaGGAAATCAAACAAGCGATCACATCAAGAACTGTGGACAATAAAAAGTTCTTGAAGGACTTGTCATGTGACGCTCTTCTGAACACTGACAATTTCTTTGGACCAGAAATGTTTGTCACTTCCGGTGACCAGTGCTTTGAGGGCCCCTCCCCCTTCCTGTAATCTCACGACTGAGTCTGGGTCGAGGCAGGGATGACCAGTTTTTGATTGGAGTGTAGAAAAATCAACAGATATACCTCACAGTCTTTCAtcaatacttttaaataatatCTGTGATCATATTTGTAAGACTTTCATCTGATGAATCTTTATTTTTCACTCATTTTCATGTGCCAAATGAATCGGATATATCGGGCAGGGATTTTTGTTTCGTAATTTCGTTTTAACtgtcatctttttttttggggggggggggggtgtcatattAATGATTACATTATCTTTCATCTTTCAAGAATTATTTCACTagtatttccatttttaatgcttaattaaatttatgttaacactttttttttttacctttctcGAAAATTACTTGCGCCTGATATATCTGAATttgattttacaattgatataagcAAATAAAATGTCCATGCATGTTTATATTATAGTTTGTTGGTGTTTTTAATcacttttacatgtatcatattttcctcaaaacatttttttccagtTTGATAATCACTAAACAATGTGTGTTCAAAGCAGTTCTATCGAAACCTTTTAACATCATGTCATCAgttgaaaaatgaatataaaaatggagaaaaacaatacaaatatcatatttttagatATACTGCTTTAACTGCAACTATATGCATTAATGTATAGACATATACCCACATACCACATAATCAGGAAAACCACATTAGACTTGTGCATCTGAAAAATCGTTTCCAGACAGCAAGTTTGACTGCCCGTAGCATTCCAGGGCTTCGACCAATTAGTCCAAGAACTGTGCGTAATCGTCTGCGcgagcaaaacatcagaccaagaCGTCCAGCGGTGCGCCCAGTACTACTTCAACGTCATCGTATCGCCAGACTAGCTTTGGTGGAGGTAGCGTTATGGTGTGGGATGGAATATCAGCACGTGGAAGGACCCCTCTACAAATTGTCAGTGGAAATATCACCGGCGTACGCTAtcgagatgaaattattcagcgtctgtgatacccttcatacagagacatcaaaatcacatcactctgcagcaagacaacgcaaggccacacgttgcacgtgaagtcagggacttgtttgttcaacagaatgtcgatgtcttgccttggccagctgtttcccccgatttttcgccgatcgagcacgtctgggatgaaatggaaagacgtttacgccgtttaccaaatcagccagtgacattggctgatttaggccaaactttaaccaacatctggaacaacatccctcaagcatttctgaacactttagtggcatcaatgaggcgtcgctgtcaagcatgcgtgaacgcaaatggtggtcacacgcgttattaattttgttaaacagTGACTTTCGAGCATGCTGAAAATGACGTTATTCGACGTTGACATTAATGTGTTATGAGATGTTGttacaaatacatgtgttaacagtattaaaaaaaataaaatttgttcattgtaattttaaaatgttttttcatatattaaataatgcacagtttcttttttccgatAGTATATATTCAAAGATTTGACAATACATTCAATGATGCATAAAAAGAAGACTTCTCTTATTTTGATATTCATCTTCTAAGACCTATTAGATGCATCAACTGTGCAATCTTACTATCATATGTATCAGCGtattaaagttaaaatcaaaactgaaaatgaactgcacatgcacatgtataaattatcataaattagTGAAAGAATGTCACCGTGTCCTCTATATGAAGATTTGAGAATGTTAACGTAATTAAAATAACCAAACTTAGAagtcaggtactctaaccactgagccatttcagacacaacaaagtaggctgtttaaatattatgtgtgactttgaccacgaatttacggacttgtattattttttcaaaacgttcaattgttgggatacaaaatgataattttaatgtatagtgggtcatctctccacgttttttgttgattgaaatcggtttgttttctaATAGACCTTATTTAGTCTATGAggaaaatatggagcacagaccccctattaaagaaaatgcattgaagttctaaaaaatgacagtatttgcaggttttgatacgtataagCCTGTTTGAGTAAAcctattccaagtattgaacatatttataggttaaaaatcaatgatgtgTTAAATAAAGCTTGCTGCAAGCAAATATGGCAGGCCCCGGATGATACGTCCCtgtaactaagcagagtgtagtgaaattaatattattgtGGGCATAAAGCTTGGAtgtgtaaatgtcaacaatacggtgtgtcgatatatctatttcgtaaatggcCGACATCATATATGCAATGTCAtcccgtgcatgcacgggtcaaagtctagtactATATCTGATAACATTCGAGTTTTtgagaataattttaaaaaaatttcttatgtAAAATGGACTCCCAAAGTGGCCCCACCATAACCCCCAATATCCTAGGCTTAATAAACTTGAATTGAAACTATCTGAGGatccttttaaaaaagttgCAGCTATTCTAGGAAAACAATTCTTAgaatatttgaaaacatttttgtctatacatgtatattcttatgtaatAAATCGACTCCTCCTCCATTATGGCTCTAGTCGACTACCAGGGATCATCACAAACTATAATCTACCGGTACACTACTcgaggaaattttttttacaaaagttacagcttttctaggcaaataaCTTGTGCACAGTATTATCTTTATAGCAATGGCAGTAGAAATAAAAAGAACTAAATTTCACACAAAAATAGCTTTTATTGACATTTCTTACAGAAAGCAATGATAAAATTCCATTTTAAAAAACGATTGTAGGCTATAAAGCCTTAAAATCTTGAAGCAAAATTAGAGCgaccaaaatttttttaatataaaatgttagctttactttaaaaaaaatgcagaattTTGCTATTAcctaagaaaaaattaacaattaaaatattgtaaattatttttacaactgTCTAAACAAATGCTGTTATTAAAGAAGTATATAATTGGCAGAAATAATCTCTATTTGTACCAATAAATTTGCTAAGTTGAATGATGAAAACCGTAACACCCACACACAATAGATACACGATGGCTGCCTATCTGCAACTGTTATTCAATCTAACTTAAAAGATCATCTCTTTAACAAAGTTTTGACAGAtccactttttttaaaaatacatttctcaATAACAACCATTTTGCTGaagtttttaatttgatgaatATGAAAAAAGATATGACATCTAgaaacagagaaataaacagcgtaaatttgtatttacaaCAAGTTCTAATAATTCTTGTTGTTCAAATTGACTGAATAAAAGGCACAACATACACAGCCATTAATACAGCAAATACAATGATCAGCTACATAAACATGGATGTTGAATGTATGTATACAAAGCTACACCTTTGTCTGGAATGTGTGATTTTATCCACATATCAGTGGGGGTTCTTATCAAACATATGGAATGTGATTACAAAACAATAGATTTAACAACATCAGGAATGATTTGTCCAACGTCAATCTTGCCTTAAAGTTAATCAACTTTTAATAAGCGGTAGTCTGATCGcttgctatacatgtattactttattcaaattttaatatattttttgtttaaattaatttttttttcattaccaaACCCAATCAGACTCTCAAAAGACAACACAATAAAAACTCAGTAACAAAATCTGCATAAAAATATATCGACTAATTTCCCTGATGAGTTAAAAAACATTTGAACTTCTTTACATGTATGAGCTTcgaacaaaatgaaaattaatatggACACAGTTGATACACATACATCATAGGTAAATATATTACACATCTACAAAAAACAATCAACATAACCTCTTACTCTCAATAAAATCTCTACAAATATTAGTGGACGGAAAAATATTCCTGTCTTCCTAATGAAAGCATTTGCACAAAGCCATCTCTTTCTTATATCAACTTTGTGACATAATGCAGATTCTTTCATCTATCAATTACCCccaaaaagaaggaaaaaaccctaaaaaaactcaaaaaaaaactttcaagaAATAGTATggtaattgaattttaaaaaaatcccacaAAATAATGACCCCACCCCATCGATGTAGGTACAATTCAAACTGATATGTTAAATGAGCATCCAAGATGGGTTTACTATTGTGAAACTTAAAGCATTTTACCTTAACATAATGTAAGACAAGTTATTCATAAA containing:
- the LOC105329311 gene encoding uncharacterized protein isoform X2, which produces MLRQDVFFAERNFSENYCIERLQKATEMNSYSSKRKRMDEQCLAPEAASIIYERPEMGFLTTPLTSGTLMEANQVLSDEQIQQFISSTALARHRTITKPSKVCCQSESRPTLQNFQTSTQRIIVPQNQDSLSLQTVTPQDPREQPQHYAQRAMFYGHTQSIVNTESYNSIQNGQFSQYAGITSDQICSKNKKNTERRRKNYKSKAAPQGSERSPNVDKKQPPISIVTTNHVTTGDLSQNSPTNKPEPWSLVPQPVLMHVKPMEAQTNQTLSRLMALRAAERVGGVGCFENNGYKNVVAKRKLDTEQSDSGGRTKKRMRGQNHGHTSEQLSTEQTGGKTVKRIIVPPKTRKNPVSPPPYVSRIMRILARGQKKQSDTFDDNEHNNEKLIEKGFAELRTESISKEIKQAITSRTVDNKKFLKDLSCDALLNTDNFFGPEMFVTSGDQCFEGPSPFL
- the LOC105329311 gene encoding uncharacterized protein isoform X1, whose amino-acid sequence is MLRQDVFFAERNFSENYCIERLQKATEMNSYSSKRKRMDEQCLAPEAASIIYERPEMGFLTTPLTSGTLMEANQVLSDEQIQQFISSTALARHRTITKPSKVCCQSESRPTLQNFQTSTQRIIVPQNQDSLSLQTVTPQDPREQPQHYAQRAMFYGHTQSIVNTESYNSIQNGQFSQYAGITSDQICSKNKKNTERRRKNYKSKAAPQGSERSPNVDKKQPPISIVTTNHVTTGDLSQNSPTNKPEPWSLVPQPVLMHVKPMEAQTNQTLSRLMALRAAERVGGVGCFENNGYKNVVAKRKLDTEQSDSGGRTKKRMRGQNHGHTSEQLSTEQTGGKKTVKRIIVPPKTRKNPVSPPPYVSRIMRILARGQKKQSDTFDDNEHNNEKLIEKGFAELRTESISKEIKQAITSRTVDNKKFLKDLSCDALLNTDNFFGPEMFVTSGDQCFEGPSPFL